The sequence GCTTTTGTAAAAAGTCCGTAATTCGGGTAGTATTGCTCCCTTGTTGCGGGAGGAGAAATTGGCGAAACGGCTGGTATTCTGCTTCGACGGAACGTGGAACGAACTCGCTGTGGACGAGCCGACCAATGTCGCCAAGATCGCGCAGATGGTCCGCCCAACGGCGCGCGATGGCCGCGCTCAGATTGTCTATTATGACGAAGGCATCGGCACCAACACCAACTGGATCAACCGCAAGTATCAGGGTGCGACCGGTAACGGATTGATGCTCAAGCTGCGCGATGCCTATCGCTTCCTAACGTTCAACTACGAGCCCGGCGACGAAATCTACGCCTTCGGGTTTTCTCGCGGCGCATTCACCGCGCGGTCCTTTGTCGGGCTGGTGCGCCACGCCGGGATCCTCGATGTCATCAGCGCCAACCAGATTGAGCGGGCGATTGCCATTTATCGCAGCGCACCGGCGGGCCGGACGAACGAGGAATCGCCTGAAGCACTGGACTTCCGGCTCGCCAATTGCCGCAGCATGTGCGTCAGTGACAAGGATCGCCGCCTGCGGATCGAGCGTGATCCCGCCGGGGGGTATGAAAACGCAGCCATGCTCGACATCCGCTATGTCGGTGTGTGGGACACAGTCGCAGCGCTGGGGGTCCCGGCTTTCCTGCCCGGAGCAAAGGCCATCAATGACAAATACGGCTTCCACGACGCGATTCTGACCAGCAAGATCAAGTCGGCGCGGCACGCAGTGGCAATCGACGAGGAACGGCTGACCTTCCGCCCCACGCTGTTTTCCCGCGAGCGGCTCGACGAGCTCAACGCGCTGGCCCGCAAGGAACACGGTAAGGATTTCGAGGAATGGGAAGTGCCCTACCAGGAGCGCTGGTTCCCCGGCGTCCATGGGGCGGTCGGTGGCGGCGGGGCCAACCTGGGGCTGTCAGACGGAGCCCTCGAATGGGTGCTGGCAGGCGCCAAGCGTGCCGGGCTGGAAGTGCGCGATGACGAGGATTCCCAGACCTTCAGGCTCAATCCCGATCCGTTTGACTGGTTGCAGAACGATCCGGCCAAGCGCGGCAACAGCATTGTCAGACGGCTGCTCGGGCTGGTCCAGTCGCCCCGGCAAGGGCCGGAGCGGATCGACCAGGTGGCGCTGCCGACATTGCAGCGCTGGGACGCTCCGGATGAGGCCTTGCCGGAAGGCAAGCGCTACCGGCCCGAATCGCTCGCCAAGGTGGCAGAGGCGATCGACGAATGGGTTGCCAACCGCGAACTCGAATTCAAATCGGAATACGTCGTGCAGAGGGGTGATACGCTCTACAAGATCGCCCGCGAATTCCTGGGTGACGGCATGCGCTACCCGGAAATCTTTAACGCCAATCGTGACCGGATTTCCGATCCCGACCACATCCTGCCCGGCATGCGCCTGCGGGTCACACAGGCCATCACCAGCCCCGAAATCCCATAGCCAGACGCCTCAGGCCGGCTCGCTCGCTCTGGCATCGACGGGAAGGCTATTGCCCGCTGCATTGGCCCGCTTCGCGCCAGCCTTTATCTCCTTGAGCAGGTCACGCACGTAGTGATCGAAGTCGAGCTGGATCGTGTGGCGCCGGGCGTTGTAATACTGCCCGGTGTGATATTCCTCGTCGGTCGAGATGATGCGCTGCATCGCGTCGGCTGAGGGCGGGGCGTACTGCCCGGCCAGATAGGCCGCCACCAGCTTCGATTGCTGCTCGGCGAAATTGACCAGCGTCGGCAGCGGTTGGCCCAGCCCGAGGTAAAACAGGTCCGGCACATCGGGCTTCATGATCCGCTTGAATAGCGCGGGCGGGCGGTTGTCTTCGTCTGCCTTGAGCGCGGGATCGGTGAAGAAGGGGAAGCTGATGTCATAGCCGGTGGCCCAGATGATGACGTCGAGTTCCTCGCGGCTGCCGTCGGTGAACACCACGCCGTCCCCGTCGAGTTTTTCGATCCCCGGCTTCATGGTCAGGTCGCCTGATCCGGCCCGGACGAGGAATTCGCCGCTGACGGTGCCATGGCTTTCGAACGGGCCGATCTCAGGCTCGGGCAGGCCATAGTCGCTCATCCTGCCGACCAGCTTCTTGACCAGCCGGCCGCCCAGCCATTGCCTGAGGCCCTTGGGCATCCACGCCGGGGCCGGGTTCTTGTCGAGCGGCTGGCCCTGGTAATACTTCGGGAAGATCCATACCCCGTGCCGCGCAGAAACGAACAGCTTCTTGGCCACGGTCCGCTGCGACAGCTCGGAGGAGATATCCATCGAGCTGTTGCCGAGCCCGACCACCAGCACGCGCTTGCCCATGCAATCGATGGGGTCGGTGGGAGTGCAATAGGCATGGCTATGGATCTGCGGCCCGTCGAAATGGCCGGGATATTCGGGAATGCGTGCATCCCAGTGGTGCCCGTTGGCGACGACCAGCGCGTCATAGAAACGCTTTTCGCCGTCCGACAGGATGATGTCCCAGCCGCCATCGGCGCGGCGCTCGGCTTTCTCGACGCGCGTGTTGAACTGGATGTGTTTGCGCAGCCGGAAATGCGCGACGTAATCGTGGAAATACTGCAGCAATTGCTCGTGGCTGGGATAATCCGGCCACTCGTCGGGCACCGGGTAATCTTCGAACGCCAGCCGCCATTTCGACGTGTCGATATGCAGGCTCTGGTAACAGGCCGACATGCCGTTGGGGTTCTTGTAGTACCAGTTGCCGCCGATATCGTCGGAGGCTTCGATGATATCGAAGGGGATGCCGTAATCCTTCATCCGCTTGGCGGTGGTGAAGCCGCTGCACCCGGCCCCGATGATGCAGACGCGCGGTAGCGCCTGCGCGCTCATTCGAGCAGCCCCATCATCCGTTCATAGGCGGCGGCAAAGTCTTCCTTGAAATCCTGCACCACCTGGCCCGCGCCGCGCTGTTCCTTGACCATGCCGACGCCCTGCCCGACGAAATAGGTTGCCAGTTCCTGCGCCGCGCGGTTGCCGTTGACGCTGGCCTTGTCGATCGCGCGAAGGGTCGGTTCGGAAAGCAGCATCATCAACGGCATGGGCAGTGCGGGGATCTCCGCCTCTTCCCACTTGTAGTGCCACGCGCTGCGCAGCTGGCGGCTGTATTTGCCGGTCCGGTGCTTGGAGCGGATGGTGTCACGGCTGGAAGCCGCGATCATCTTCTCGCGGAAGACTTCGGTCGTCTCGGCCTCGCTGGTGGCGAGCCACACGCTGCCGCACCATGCGCCGTCGGCTCCCATCGCCATCATCCCGGCCATCTGCTTGCCGGTCATGATCCCGCCGGCGGCGAGCACGGGAATGTCGGCCCCGGCCTCGGCAATCGCGTCGAGCACTTCGGGGATCAGCACAACCGTGCTCACGTCTCCACAATGCCCGCCGCCTTCGCCGCCCTGCGCGACGATAATGTCGACCCCGGCAGCGATCTGCTTCATCGCGTGCTCCTTCGCGCCGACCAGCGCCGCGACCGGGATACCGCGCTTCTTGCCGGCCTCAATCATCTCCGGCGGAGCAGTGCCCAGCGCATTGGCGATCAGGCGCACAGGATGGTTGAACGCGACCTCCAGCAGTTCCTGCCCGAGTGACGTGTTAGGCCGCTGCGAGCCGCCCATTGGCGCAGCGTTCTCTTCGGCAATCCCCGCCTCGCGCAAGATCGCGCGGGTGAAATCGCGGTACTTGTCAGGGATCTGGGCGATGATCTGGTCGGCGGTGATGTCCATCTTCACTGCCTGCACTTCAGGGATCAGCACATCGACGCCGTAGGGCTTGCCGTCGACATGGTCGTCGATCCAGCTCAGCTCCTGTTCAAGCTGCTCGGGCGTCGAACTGACGGCGCCGACCACGCCGAAACCGCCGGCGCGGCTGACAGCGGCGACAACGTCGCGGCAATGCGAAAAGGCAAACAGCGGGAATTCGCATCCCACCATCTCTGTCATGCGGAAAGCCATGGGTC is a genomic window of Parerythrobacter aestuarii containing:
- a CDS encoding phospholipase effector Tle1 domain-containing protein, producing MAKRLVFCFDGTWNELAVDEPTNVAKIAQMVRPTARDGRAQIVYYDEGIGTNTNWINRKYQGATGNGLMLKLRDAYRFLTFNYEPGDEIYAFGFSRGAFTARSFVGLVRHAGILDVISANQIERAIAIYRSAPAGRTNEESPEALDFRLANCRSMCVSDKDRRLRIERDPAGGYENAAMLDIRYVGVWDTVAALGVPAFLPGAKAINDKYGFHDAILTSKIKSARHAVAIDEERLTFRPTLFSRERLDELNALARKEHGKDFEEWEVPYQERWFPGVHGAVGGGGANLGLSDGALEWVLAGAKRAGLEVRDDEDSQTFRLNPDPFDWLQNDPAKRGNSIVRRLLGLVQSPRQGPERIDQVALPTLQRWDAPDEALPEGKRYRPESLAKVAEAIDEWVANRELEFKSEYVVQRGDTLYKIAREFLGDGMRYPEIFNANRDRISDPDHILPGMRLRVTQAITSPEIP
- a CDS encoding flavin-containing monooxygenase codes for the protein MSAQALPRVCIIGAGCSGFTTAKRMKDYGIPFDIIEASDDIGGNWYYKNPNGMSACYQSLHIDTSKWRLAFEDYPVPDEWPDYPSHEQLLQYFHDYVAHFRLRKHIQFNTRVEKAERRADGGWDIILSDGEKRFYDALVVANGHHWDARIPEYPGHFDGPQIHSHAYCTPTDPIDCMGKRVLVVGLGNSSMDISSELSQRTVAKKLFVSARHGVWIFPKYYQGQPLDKNPAPAWMPKGLRQWLGGRLVKKLVGRMSDYGLPEPEIGPFESHGTVSGEFLVRAGSGDLTMKPGIEKLDGDGVVFTDGSREELDVIIWATGYDISFPFFTDPALKADEDNRPPALFKRIMKPDVPDLFYLGLGQPLPTLVNFAEQQSKLVAAYLAGQYAPPSADAMQRIISTDEEYHTGQYYNARRHTIQLDFDHYVRDLLKEIKAGAKRANAAGNSLPVDARASEPA
- a CDS encoding nitronate monooxygenase — encoded protein: MAFRMTEMVGCEFPLFAFSHCRDVVAAVSRAGGFGVVGAVSSTPEQLEQELSWIDDHVDGKPYGVDVLIPEVQAVKMDITADQIIAQIPDKYRDFTRAILREAGIAEENAAPMGGSQRPNTSLGQELLEVAFNHPVRLIANALGTAPPEMIEAGKKRGIPVAALVGAKEHAMKQIAAGVDIIVAQGGEGGGHCGDVSTVVLIPEVLDAIAEAGADIPVLAAGGIMTGKQMAGMMAMGADGAWCGSVWLATSEAETTEVFREKMIAASSRDTIRSKHRTGKYSRQLRSAWHYKWEEAEIPALPMPLMMLLSEPTLRAIDKASVNGNRAAQELATYFVGQGVGMVKEQRGAGQVVQDFKEDFAAAYERMMGLLE